From a region of the Solirubrobacterales bacterium genome:
- a CDS encoding lamin tail domain-containing protein, protein MSLPTRIRRVLFLSIVAVVIPAATAQAVPLTGVDLSNYKRIGRYALPTPTNGPAPVGSLMAQEVSSVTYNWDTDSLFVVGDGGTSIVQVSKTGALIDSMSLAAGAGPGGTEFYDTEGISYIGGGEFVMTEERYRQAVKFTYVAGDTLERTDTKTVKLGTTIGNVGLEDVTRDPITGNYIFVKEVDPQGIFATGIDWDAGTATNGSPTTENSTNLFDPALINMGDLSGVFAMANISTLSGDDVPNLLVISQESGKVKEVSPAGAVMSTLTIKKDSDNPLSVPAQTFEGVAMDNDGKLYITTEQGGGNAQSPQMWVYEPSTEPNTAPTAVTLPNPITTLPENANTTSRVKLADIDYTDDGIGNNDLGVAGADAASFEVDDNGLYLKAGTALDASTKSSYSVAVTVDDAAVGATPDATGATFTLTIEAVGAASNASVAVTEVTSWASGNSSYASDWWELTNTGTETVSLTNWRFDDDSNSFASAVVLNGVSSLAPGQSAIFIDGDATKATEFTNFWFPCGAPAGFQIGYYSGSGIGLSTGGDQVNVFNDAGTELTGVAFGTAVAGRSFDNTAAIGNTKATPPTITTLSADGVNGAFTITRAAPPVGITPTETGSPGTSPIAPPLVISEVAPWGSSSLQPYAADWWELTNNSAVTIDLTDFKMDDSSGAIATAATLTGVASLAPGKSAVFLEGDAVKAAAFTNSWFGVNPPAGFQIGYYSGSGIGLSGSGDAVVIFNSTGDRVAGVQFGAATNFKSFDNAAGLNAFASPLPFISQLSADGVNGAFTNHDETGSPGTIVSPPPLPSLKVTEVSPSSSTNGAYAGDWFELTNTGGVAVDLTNWKVDDGSAAFASAVALSGVTSIAPGQSVVFIEGDAVKANAFKDAWFGEYVPAGFAIGTYSGSGIGLSSSGDQVNIFKADGTLVTGVAFGASSAATFDNAAGVGASAPPLPVLNTFSVVGTNGAFVAGTETGSPGRLSAVALGARLAATTPSFPVQPAQTIGVGQFVTLTNTGDENVTVSKVAIKASNTESTGDFLLTDDPCTSTVLLPGETCLVQIRFAPGRENAVSSAQLQVSSNAIVDPRVVTLTATSSSLPVGPQGPTGATGATGGTGATGGSGATGATGGTGATGPAGSDGADGPAGPQGPQGPKGDSGPAGRDGTVTLTARTSKVSAKRGAKVRLRFVLTNDTAGPLSGAKLTSSIPASLDSARRLSTSVKSISAGSSRTVTVTLRVGKSARYGTHLVKTMLAIGGVRVDRTVVLTVKR, encoded by the coding sequence ATGTCGCTACCCACACGTATTCGCCGAGTCCTATTCCTTTCGATCGTCGCCGTTGTCATCCCGGCCGCGACCGCGCAAGCTGTTCCTTTGACGGGCGTTGACCTGTCGAACTACAAGCGCATCGGCCGCTACGCGCTCCCCACGCCAACCAACGGCCCGGCTCCGGTCGGCAGCCTGATGGCGCAAGAAGTCTCGAGCGTGACCTACAACTGGGACACCGACTCGCTGTTCGTTGTCGGCGACGGCGGCACGTCGATTGTGCAGGTAAGCAAGACCGGCGCGCTGATCGACTCGATGTCGCTGGCGGCGGGAGCCGGTCCGGGCGGAACTGAGTTCTACGACACCGAGGGCATCAGCTACATCGGCGGCGGCGAGTTCGTGATGACCGAGGAGCGTTACCGCCAGGCCGTCAAGTTCACGTACGTCGCCGGCGACACGCTCGAGCGCACCGACACCAAGACGGTGAAGCTCGGCACGACGATCGGCAACGTCGGGCTCGAGGACGTCACGCGCGACCCGATCACCGGCAACTACATCTTCGTCAAGGAAGTCGACCCGCAGGGAATCTTCGCGACGGGCATCGACTGGGATGCAGGCACGGCGACAAACGGCTCCCCGACAACCGAGAACTCGACCAATCTATTTGACCCGGCGCTGATCAACATGGGCGACCTCTCCGGCGTCTTCGCGATGGCGAATATCTCCACTCTCTCCGGCGATGACGTCCCGAACCTGCTGGTCATCAGCCAGGAGTCGGGCAAGGTCAAAGAAGTCTCTCCCGCAGGTGCGGTGATGAGCACGCTGACGATCAAGAAGGACTCCGACAACCCGTTGTCAGTTCCCGCGCAGACGTTTGAGGGCGTGGCGATGGACAACGACGGCAAGCTCTACATCACCACCGAGCAGGGCGGCGGAAACGCGCAGAGCCCGCAGATGTGGGTCTACGAGCCTTCGACTGAGCCAAACACGGCGCCGACCGCAGTCACGCTTCCGAACCCGATCACGACTCTGCCCGAGAACGCGAACACCACTTCACGCGTCAAGCTCGCAGACATTGACTACACCGACGACGGAATTGGCAACAACGACCTTGGCGTGGCCGGCGCGGATGCAGCATCGTTTGAGGTTGATGACAACGGCCTCTACCTGAAGGCCGGCACGGCTCTGGACGCAAGCACCAAGAGCAGCTACTCCGTGGCAGTCACGGTTGACGACGCCGCAGTCGGCGCCACGCCGGATGCGACCGGCGCAACATTCACGCTTACGATCGAGGCGGTAGGCGCGGCAAGCAATGCCTCAGTTGCGGTGACCGAGGTCACGTCCTGGGCCAGCGGCAACAGCTCATATGCGTCCGACTGGTGGGAGCTCACGAACACCGGCACCGAAACCGTGAGCCTGACCAACTGGCGCTTCGACGATGACTCGAACTCCTTCGCCTCGGCCGTTGTGCTGAACGGCGTTTCCTCACTCGCGCCAGGACAGTCGGCAATCTTCATCGACGGAGACGCAACGAAGGCAACCGAGTTCACGAACTTCTGGTTCCCGTGCGGCGCGCCCGCGGGATTTCAGATCGGGTACTACTCCGGCAGCGGCATCGGCCTCAGCACCGGCGGTGACCAGGTCAACGTCTTCAACGACGCGGGCACTGAATTGACTGGTGTCGCGTTCGGCACTGCGGTGGCAGGTCGGTCCTTCGACAACACCGCGGCGATCGGCAACACGAAGGCCACGCCGCCGACGATCACCACGCTCAGCGCAGACGGCGTAAACGGCGCATTCACGATCACTCGCGCCGCGCCGCCGGTCGGCATCACTCCGACCGAGACTGGCTCACCGGGCACCAGCCCGATCGCACCGCCATTGGTGATCTCCGAAGTGGCGCCGTGGGGCAGCAGCAGCCTGCAGCCGTACGCGGCCGATTGGTGGGAGCTGACCAACAACAGCGCGGTGACGATTGACCTGACGGACTTCAAGATGGATGACAGCTCTGGCGCGATCGCAACCGCGGCCACGCTGACCGGAGTCGCTTCGCTCGCACCGGGCAAGTCGGCTGTCTTCCTCGAGGGCGACGCGGTGAAGGCAGCAGCGTTCACGAACTCATGGTTTGGCGTCAACCCGCCGGCCGGATTCCAGATTGGCTACTACAGCGGTTCCGGAATCGGCCTGAGTGGAAGCGGCGACGCAGTGGTGATCTTCAACAGCACCGGCGACCGCGTGGCGGGCGTGCAGTTCGGCGCGGCGACGAACTTCAAGTCGTTCGACAACGCGGCTGGGTTGAACGCGTTTGCCTCGCCGCTGCCGTTCATCAGCCAGCTGAGCGCCGACGGAGTGAACGGCGCGTTCACCAATCACGACGAGACGGGCTCGCCGGGAACGATCGTCAGCCCGCCGCCGCTCCCATCGTTGAAGGTGACCGAGGTGTCGCCGTCATCGAGCACGAACGGCGCGTACGCCGGGGACTGGTTTGAACTGACCAACACCGGTGGGGTTGCAGTTGACTTGACCAATTGGAAGGTTGACGACGGCTCGGCGGCGTTTGCGAGCGCCGTCGCTTTGAGCGGCGTAACTTCGATCGCGCCGGGTCAGTCGGTCGTGTTCATCGAGGGCGACGCGGTCAAGGCCAACGCGTTCAAGGACGCTTGGTTCGGCGAGTACGTGCCGGCCGGGTTTGCGATCGGTACTTACTCGGGGAGCGGGATTGGTTTGAGCTCCAGCGGCGACCAGGTGAACATCTTCAAGGCTGATGGGACGCTCGTCACTGGTGTGGCGTTCGGTGCCTCATCGGCGGCGACCTTTGACAACGCGGCTGGAGTTGGAGCCAGCGCTCCGCCGCTGCCGGTTCTGAACACGTTCAGCGTGGTTGGCACGAATGGTGCTTTTGTGGCCGGCACTGAGACTGGTTCCCCGGGCCGCCTGTCCGCGGTCGCTCTGGGCGCGCGCCTTGCGGCGACCACGCCGAGTTTCCCGGTGCAGCCGGCGCAGACGATTGGCGTTGGGCAGTTCGTGACGTTGACCAACACTGGTGATGAGAATGTGACGGTCAGCAAGGTTGCGATCAAGGCGTCGAACACGGAATCCACGGGCGACTTCCTGCTGACGGATGATCCGTGCACCTCGACCGTGCTTCTTCCGGGCGAAACATGCCTGGTTCAGATTCGTTTCGCGCCCGGGCGTGAGAACGCAGTGTCGAGCGCGCAGCTTCAGGTTTCCTCGAATGCGATTGTCGATCCCCGCGTCGTGACACTTACCGCTACGAGCAGCTCGTTGCCGGTCGGACCGCAGGGACCAACTGGGGCCACCGGGGCGACCGGCGGAACGGGTGCGACCGGTGGGTCGGGAGCGACTGGCGCAACCGGTGGAACGGGAGCAACCGGCCCGGCCGGCTCGGATGGAGCTGACGGTCCCGCTGGTCCGCAGGGGCCTCAAGGCCCCAAGGGCGACTCCGGTCCCGCGGGACGCGACGGTACCGTCACGCTGACCGCACGCACGTCAAAGGTTTCCGCCAAGCGCGGAGCGAAGGTTCGACTGCGGTTCGTGTTGACGAACGACACAGCTGGACCGCTGAGCGGCGCAAAGCTCACGTCGTCGATTCCGGCTTCGCTCGATTCAGCGAGGCGACTCTCAACCAGCGTCAAGTCGATTTCGGCAGGGTCCTCCAGGACTGTGACGGTCACGCTTCGAGTTGGAAAGAGTGCTCGCTACGGGACGCACCTCGTGAAGACCATGCTTGCGATCGGTGGCGTGCGAGTTGATCGTACGGTGGTTCTTACTGTCAAGCGATGA
- a CDS encoding SDR family oxidoreductase: MTALKDSAAIVFGGASGLGEAVARQLAADGATVVVADINKERAASVASSIDGQSVAADVTDPESVESAIATASTLPDGLRISVNCAGIGTPGKLLMRGEPTPLDHFSNVIDVNLIGTINVLRTAAAAMGQNEPDADGERGVCVNTASIAAYDGQIGQIAYAASKAGVVGVTLPAARELAAQATRVVTIAPGLFDTPLLAGLPEAARESLGQSVPYPQRLGNPSEFAELVAHIVTNRMLNGEVIRLDGALRMGPR; encoded by the coding sequence GTGACCGCGCTCAAAGACAGTGCCGCGATCGTCTTTGGCGGAGCATCAGGACTCGGCGAAGCCGTCGCCCGTCAGCTCGCTGCAGACGGTGCAACGGTCGTAGTCGCCGACATCAACAAGGAACGAGCGGCGAGTGTTGCGTCATCGATCGACGGCCAATCGGTTGCCGCCGACGTCACTGACCCTGAGTCCGTGGAATCCGCAATCGCAACGGCGAGCACCCTTCCGGACGGGTTGCGAATCAGCGTGAACTGCGCCGGAATCGGAACGCCAGGAAAGCTCCTCATGCGCGGCGAGCCAACTCCGCTCGACCACTTTTCCAACGTGATCGACGTCAACCTGATCGGCACGATCAACGTCCTCAGAACCGCCGCCGCAGCGATGGGCCAGAACGAGCCAGACGCCGACGGCGAACGCGGCGTCTGCGTAAACACCGCCTCGATCGCGGCCTACGACGGACAGATCGGCCAGATCGCCTACGCGGCCTCCAAGGCTGGCGTCGTCGGCGTGACCCTGCCGGCCGCCCGCGAGCTCGCCGCCCAGGCGACGCGAGTCGTCACGATCGCGCCGGGCCTCTTCGACACCCCGCTCCTTGCGGGACTCCCGGAAGCCGCCCGCGAATCACTCGGCCAGTCGGTGCCGTATCCGCAGCGCCTCGGTAACCCTTCAGAATTCGCCGAGCTCGTAGCTCACATCGTGACCAACCGCATGCTCAACGGTGAAGTGATTCGTCTTGACGGGGCACTGCGGATGGGTCCGCGGTAA
- a CDS encoding VOC family protein, with protein sequence MRVADLDAAVEFQTEILGLVETERVGGVSYLTCNERHHELLLIEDREKQGYDHIGLEVEDAATLEAMRPRIKSAGGTLLGGTYDGEPGIDRAMIVQGPSGHVFKLFCGMESVPAPGPGDRPLKFEHVSIKSNWPKTVERFLKDGLGFRFSDRMGPFASWWHCDGDHHGMAVVLAPKAELSHYAWTVQDLNQMGRIADRLKQGRDQKLIWGPSRHGPGNNLFSYFLDADGAMIELCADLAQMPPVGDYVARKWPNSPTTINQWGSPPPLKFLLAGFPTIEPSPGRPSWAAFTADPSAVPRQDESLHR encoded by the coding sequence ATGCGCGTCGCTGATCTCGACGCGGCCGTGGAGTTCCAGACAGAGATCCTCGGCCTGGTCGAGACCGAGCGCGTCGGCGGCGTCTCGTACCTGACCTGCAACGAACGCCATCACGAGCTTTTGTTGATTGAAGACCGGGAGAAGCAGGGGTACGACCACATCGGCCTTGAAGTTGAAGATGCCGCGACGCTTGAAGCCATGAGGCCGCGCATCAAGTCGGCCGGCGGCACGCTTCTCGGCGGCACTTACGACGGCGAGCCGGGGATCGACCGGGCGATGATCGTCCAAGGCCCCTCGGGCCACGTCTTCAAACTCTTCTGCGGCATGGAGTCGGTGCCGGCTCCCGGGCCCGGCGACCGCCCGCTCAAGTTCGAGCACGTCTCGATCAAGTCCAACTGGCCAAAGACGGTCGAGCGCTTCCTGAAAGACGGCCTCGGCTTTCGCTTCAGCGACCGGATGGGGCCGTTCGCGAGCTGGTGGCACTGCGATGGCGATCATCACGGGATGGCCGTCGTGCTGGCGCCCAAGGCCGAGCTCTCGCACTACGCCTGGACCGTCCAGGACCTGAACCAGATGGGCCGCATCGCCGATCGGTTGAAGCAAGGCCGCGATCAGAAGCTGATCTGGGGGCCATCCCGTCACGGCCCAGGCAACAACCTCTTCAGCTACTTCCTTGACGCCGACGGCGCGATGATCGAGCTTTGCGCAGATCTCGCGCAGATGCCGCCAGTTGGCGACTACGTCGCGCGCAAGTGGCCCAACAGCCCGACGACGATCAACCAGTGGGGGAGTCCTCCGCCGTTGAAGTTCTTGCTGGCGGGGTTCCCGACGATCGAACCGTCGCCGGGCAGGCCGAGTTGGGCAGCGTTTACCGCGGACCCATCCGCAGTGCCCCGTCAAGACGAATCACTTCACCGTTGA
- a CDS encoding NAD(P)H-binding protein, whose product MIAVLGATGTIGSEVASLLAERDIPARAVVRSKSAIDIPLPTVGGDLLDQQSLERAFEGATDLFLLTPHGPDQDAMERNALAAALAANVRRIVKISGGAPSLGPNGASPTAITHWRSEQRIEASGIKFQFLRPSFLMQNLLGIQIMRGVMPAPMGNGPIAMVDARDVADCAATLLAQEDAPDGAWQLTGPSSVTFSDVARVRGVRYVSIPPFIARKALQRRGASPFEVDHAIRMAAYFASGADGSATGDVTELTGHKPRSLESFFKDQTPVKGS is encoded by the coding sequence ATGATCGCTGTACTTGGAGCGACGGGCACGATCGGGAGTGAGGTCGCTTCGCTGCTTGCCGAGCGCGACATCCCGGCGCGCGCGGTGGTGCGATCGAAAAGCGCGATCGACATCCCGCTTCCAACCGTCGGCGGCGATCTGCTCGATCAGCAATCGCTCGAGCGCGCATTCGAGGGCGCGACCGACCTCTTTCTGCTCACCCCGCACGGACCAGATCAGGACGCGATGGAGCGCAATGCACTTGCTGCCGCGCTCGCTGCGAACGTGCGGCGAATCGTCAAGATCTCCGGCGGCGCCCCATCGCTTGGGCCAAACGGAGCGAGCCCGACCGCGATCACCCACTGGCGCAGCGAGCAAAGAATCGAGGCCAGCGGAATCAAGTTTCAGTTCCTGCGCCCGTCGTTCTTGATGCAGAACCTTTTGGGCATTCAGATCATGCGCGGAGTGATGCCGGCGCCAATGGGAAACGGTCCGATCGCAATGGTCGATGCGCGTGACGTGGCCGACTGCGCAGCCACGCTGCTCGCGCAGGAGGACGCTCCAGACGGCGCCTGGCAGTTGACAGGTCCGTCGAGCGTGACGTTCTCTGATGTCGCGCGGGTGCGCGGCGTTCGCTACGTGAGCATTCCGCCGTTCATCGCCCGCAAGGCGCTCCAGCGTCGCGGCGCCTCGCCATTTGAAGTCGACCACGCGATCCGCATGGCGGCCTACTTCGCCAGCGGCGCCGACGGCTCGGCAACCGGCGACGTGACCGAGCTGACTGGCCACAAGCCGCGCAGCCTCGAGAGTTTCTTCAAGGATCAAACACCAGTGAAAGGCAGTTAG
- a CDS encoding bifunctional 3-(3-hydroxy-phenyl)propionate/3-hydroxycinnamic acid hydroxylase has product MIECEVMICGFGPVGQLLALLLTDLGVKVIAVDEADDVYSLPRAAVIDDEVLRIFQSVGLDAAALANAQAQKSVSFVTNRGKKLEVLRPAQGDLGHPPLVSIHQPSMERTMVAAVAERGQADVRWGTRVETVDRAADHVDAYVRSTAGGKTTRIRSRYLVACDGGRSFVRRSLQIPFGGSTFAQRWLVLDGLLDKPLAKVPHPHFFGDVNRPTVSLPMSSGRHRWEWMLHPGEDAAEFEQPARIRELAAPYITDEEVEFERAVVYTFHVRRAESWRAGRVLLAGDSAHLTPPFAGQGFSSGARDAQNLAWKLEAVLRGAPQQLLESYEVERRPHVTSMQNLAVRWGGIVQTSNPTVGKIRDGVLGALNSTGVLALIREQVKPLPTYGQGFFATRPAKLPFNRSVGALFPQAERIDEMLGNRWSVVADSPAIARAWRERGVTSIVSPVDSWLRSNDCEWALLRPDKFVFATGAADDISATATNLEKLVGA; this is encoded by the coding sequence ATGATCGAATGTGAGGTGATGATCTGCGGGTTCGGACCGGTGGGTCAGCTCCTCGCGTTGCTGCTCACTGATCTCGGAGTCAAGGTGATCGCGGTTGACGAGGCAGACGATGTGTACTCGCTTCCGCGCGCGGCGGTGATCGACGACGAGGTGCTGCGGATCTTCCAGTCGGTCGGTCTCGATGCGGCGGCCCTCGCCAATGCCCAGGCACAGAAGTCGGTCTCATTCGTGACCAATCGCGGGAAGAAGCTCGAGGTACTGCGCCCGGCGCAGGGCGACCTCGGTCACCCGCCGCTCGTATCGATCCATCAACCCTCGATGGAGCGGACGATGGTCGCGGCCGTGGCAGAGCGCGGACAGGCAGACGTGCGCTGGGGCACGCGCGTGGAGACCGTCGATCGCGCGGCCGATCACGTGGACGCTTACGTTCGGTCAACCGCGGGCGGAAAGACGACCCGGATCCGCTCGCGCTATCTCGTTGCCTGCGACGGAGGGCGGAGCTTCGTGCGCCGATCGCTGCAGATTCCCTTCGGTGGATCGACCTTCGCCCAGCGCTGGCTCGTGCTCGACGGCCTGCTCGACAAGCCGCTGGCGAAGGTTCCCCATCCCCACTTCTTCGGTGACGTGAATCGCCCCACCGTCTCGCTGCCGATGTCCTCGGGCCGTCACCGCTGGGAGTGGATGCTCCATCCCGGCGAGGACGCCGCAGAATTCGAGCAGCCAGCACGGATCCGCGAACTCGCCGCGCCGTACATCACCGACGAAGAGGTTGAGTTTGAGCGCGCAGTTGTCTACACGTTTCATGTCCGGCGCGCCGAGAGTTGGCGCGCGGGCCGCGTGCTCCTGGCCGGCGATTCCGCGCACCTCACGCCGCCGTTCGCCGGGCAGGGGTTCTCGTCGGGCGCGCGCGATGCCCAGAACCTTGCCTGGAAGCTCGAAGCGGTTCTCCGCGGGGCACCGCAACAGTTGCTTGAGAGCTACGAGGTAGAGCGCCGTCCGCACGTCACGAGCATGCAGAATCTCGCGGTTCGTTGGGGCGGGATCGTCCAGACCTCTAACCCCACCGTTGGCAAGATCCGCGATGGCGTGCTCGGGGCCCTGAATTCGACTGGCGTTCTGGCTCTCATCCGCGAGCAGGTCAAGCCGCTACCAACCTATGGCCAAGGCTTCTTCGCGACGCGCCCGGCAAAGCTTCCCTTCAACCGCAGCGTCGGCGCGCTCTTCCCCCAGGCTGAGCGGATCGACGAGATGCTCGGCAATCGCTGGTCTGTCGTCGCGGACAGTCCAGCGATTGCGCGAGCCTGGCGCGAGCGTGGCGTTACGAGCATCGTCAGTCCGGTGGATTCGTGGCTGCGCTCCAACGACTGCGAGTGGGCGCTGCTCAGGCCGGACAAGTTCGTATTTGCGACCGGCGCTGCGGACGACATCTCGGCGACGGCGACGAATCTAGAGAAGTTGGTTGGTGCATGA
- a CDS encoding fumarylacetoacetate hydrolase family protein: MIGEVDGKWVDIAAALRKNGSDQALITAAETDVLELLKTGDVGIAAASAAAEAAKDDPAAAAEPGEALLPFEPRSMRAYMLWESHVINSARMLVKNFFPPPAWKAISLFEKTGKTFPKLKPNERFWEAPTFYVANHTMVLTDGQDMWWPSHTKALDFELELAFVLRSPIADATPEEAVDAIGGWMVLNDWSARDVQADDYRRNIFGPVVKSKTFANSLGSDVVTADEFGDWKEATGRVRVDGELWCEGATKDPAHDVGAMLAYASKGERLDAGDVISTGTMPGCCGLELDRWVKPGQTVELEIDRIGTLTNKISESDVPATAFAR; encoded by the coding sequence GTGATCGGGGAGGTCGACGGCAAGTGGGTCGACATCGCCGCTGCTCTGCGCAAAAACGGAAGTGACCAAGCACTGATCACGGCTGCCGAGACGGACGTGCTCGAGCTGCTGAAGACCGGCGACGTGGGGATCGCCGCGGCTAGTGCCGCGGCCGAAGCCGCGAAGGACGATCCAGCCGCCGCAGCTGAACCCGGCGAAGCGCTCCTCCCGTTCGAGCCGCGCTCGATGCGCGCCTACATGCTCTGGGAGAGCCACGTGATCAACTCGGCGCGCATGCTGGTGAAGAATTTCTTCCCGCCGCCGGCGTGGAAGGCGATCAGCCTCTTTGAGAAGACCGGCAAGACCTTCCCCAAGCTGAAGCCGAACGAACGCTTCTGGGAGGCTCCGACCTTCTACGTCGCCAACCACACGATGGTGCTCACCGATGGTCAGGACATGTGGTGGCCCTCGCACACCAAGGCGCTCGACTTCGAGCTCGAACTCGCGTTTGTTCTGCGTTCGCCGATCGCCGACGCGACGCCCGAAGAAGCCGTTGACGCAATCGGCGGCTGGATGGTCCTGAACGACTGGAGCGCCCGCGACGTGCAGGCTGATGACTACCGCCGCAACATCTTTGGTCCCGTCGTGAAGTCCAAGACCTTTGCCAACTCGCTGGGATCGGACGTCGTCACGGCCGACGAGTTCGGCGACTGGAAAGAGGCGACCGGCCGCGTGCGCGTTGACGGCGAACTCTGGTGCGAAGGCGCAACCAAGGACCCGGCGCACGACGTCGGCGCGATGCTCGCGTACGCCTCAAAGGGCGAGCGGCTCGACGCCGGCGACGTGATCTCGACCGGCACGATGCCCGGTTGCTGCGGGCTTGAGCTCGACCGATGGGTCAAGCCAGGCCAGACAGTTGAGCTCGAGATCGACCGCATCGGCACGCTGACCAACAAGATCAGCGAATCGGACGTGCCCGCAACGGCCTTCGCCCGATGA
- a CDS encoding cytochrome P450, translating into MSTHLPSTSPITPCVAFLSFMPPPYHETDSFVNYEYFIAHARARAAANLDETAFPEPESFRLDRPSGVQLGWGHGPHTCVGLHLAKLEMNALVRAMVPQVSAVETGEPGRLLNNTLQGISRLPARFVPS; encoded by the coding sequence ATGTCGACCCACTTGCCGTCGACCTCCCCGATCACCCCTTGCGTCGCTTTTCTAAGTTTCATGCCGCCACCGTATCACGAAACTGATAGTTTTGTCAACTATGAGTACTTCATCGCTCACGCTCGCGCCCGAGCTGCGGCCAATCTTGACGAAACAGCATTTCCCGAGCCAGAGAGCTTTCGGCTCGATCGACCGAGCGGCGTTCAGCTCGGTTGGGGCCACGGCCCGCACACCTGCGTTGGCCTGCACCTCGCAAAGCTCGAGATGAACGCGTTGGTACGAGCGATGGTCCCGCAGGTGTCCGCCGTCGAAACTGGAGAACCGGGGCGACTCCTCAACAACACGCTTCAGGGGATCAGCCGCCTTCCGGCGCGATTCGTACCTTCATGA
- a CDS encoding TetR/AcrR family transcriptional regulator has protein sequence MNSAATDATQDRNSRRREQTRTRLIEAAMTLFARQGTERTRINEITELADVGFGSFYNYFENKDAIVNAVLSETAASHAQAIVSATANVEDPAEVISVAHRHFVRLAIEDPQLAALAVELVFSNQAIIDSLRPFAREDLKRAAEAGRLDIPDIEAALHATGGALQGTIRGVLEGELGSEADVAHAALILRMLGLAPAEADEIARRPMPPDRLSEPAGQ, from the coding sequence ATGAACAGCGCCGCGACAGATGCCACCCAGGACCGGAACTCGCGCCGGCGCGAGCAAACCCGCACGCGCCTGATCGAAGCCGCCATGACGCTGTTCGCCCGCCAAGGAACCGAGCGCACCCGGATCAACGAGATCACCGAACTTGCCGACGTTGGTTTTGGCTCGTTCTACAACTACTTCGAGAACAAGGACGCGATCGTCAACGCGGTTCTGAGTGAGACCGCCGCCAGTCACGCTCAGGCGATCGTCAGCGCCACCGCGAACGTCGAAGATCCGGCCGAAGTGATCTCGGTTGCCCATAGGCACTTCGTTCGGTTGGCGATCGAGGACCCGCAGCTAGCGGCACTCGCCGTGGAGCTTGTCTTCTCGAATCAGGCGATCATCGACTCTCTCCGCCCCTTCGCGCGCGAGGACTTGAAACGCGCCGCCGAGGCAGGCCGTCTAGACATCCCCGACATCGAGGCCGCGCTCCATGCCACCGGCGGCGCGCTTCAGGGAACCATCCGAGGCGTCCTCGAGGGCGAGTTGGGTTCTGAAGCCGACGTCGCGCACGCAGCTCTCATTCTGCGGATGCTCGGTCTCGCTCCCGCGGAGGCCGATGAGATCGCGCGGCGTCCGATGCCGCCGGATCGCCTGAGTGAACCAGCGGGCCAGTGA